A stretch of Paenibacillus mucilaginosus 3016 DNA encodes these proteins:
- a CDS encoding ThuA domain-containing protein yields MRMVIGNGYSFERKTQRVTIWNEYIHERTNPQVAAVYPQGIHSALVQGLQPYGFLMRTAVLDQPEQGLSQEVLEETDVLIWWGHLAHDRITDEAVDRIQARVLQGMGLIVLHSGHRSRIFRRLMGTTCDLKWREDGRRERLWVVDPSHPITEGIGEYFELEHEEMYGEFFDVPPPEKLVLISWFPGGEVFRSGCEYTRGLGKIFYFRPGHESFPTYYNKNVLRVIANAVHYVGSAHGTAPVYGETKALEP; encoded by the coding sequence ATGAGGATGGTTATAGGCAACGGTTATTCGTTCGAGCGCAAGACGCAGCGTGTCACGATATGGAATGAATACATTCACGAAAGAACGAACCCCCAGGTTGCAGCTGTTTATCCGCAGGGGATTCATTCGGCATTGGTACAGGGCCTCCAGCCGTACGGCTTCCTGATGCGGACCGCCGTTCTGGATCAGCCGGAGCAGGGGCTGTCGCAGGAAGTCCTGGAGGAGACGGACGTCCTGATCTGGTGGGGTCACCTCGCACATGACCGGATTACCGATGAGGCTGTGGACCGGATTCAGGCTAGGGTTCTGCAGGGAATGGGGCTGATCGTCCTGCACTCCGGGCACCGCTCGCGGATTTTCCGGCGGTTGATGGGGACGACCTGCGATTTGAAGTGGAGAGAGGACGGCAGGCGGGAGCGGCTGTGGGTGGTAGACCCGTCGCATCCGATTACCGAGGGCATCGGGGAGTATTTTGAGCTCGAGCATGAGGAAATGTACGGGGAATTCTTCGATGTACCTCCACCGGAGAAGCTGGTGCTGATCAGCTGGTTCCCGGGCGGAGAAGTCTTCCGCAGCGGCTGCGAATACACACGCGGCCTCGGGAAGATCTTCTACTTCCGGCCGGGGCATGAATCGTTCCCGACCTACTATAACAAGAACGTGCTGCGGGTCATCGCCAACGCCGTCCATTACGTCGGGAGCGCCCATGGGACCGCGCCCGTCTATGGCGAGACGAAGGCGCTCGAGCCGTGA
- a CDS encoding GMC oxidoreductase, translating into MLAGSGDTLRYLAHRSGLELGRLLSLNPHISLPDTDIAGRIVTLPSEGRPEPAYRDIAPFCPPLSEPEYLPSWIPLTPVERMAAEEYDVLIIGSGAGGGAALWRLCEQWGDNGRKIGLIERGPLFLPTHVANIPTFDFETFRAYRPPEATYMVGDALPQFPGLKLIYALGGRMLLWGMVSPRMPASEFAEWPVTAAEMDFYYKIAEKVMHVTTAYTQDSTITQMLLRKLWENGFPSAIDLPLAANLEPTRLGRVRSNVFFSTIEFLAKALSLRPFDLAVNTTAVQVLTENGRTAGVRAMTPDGRSHFIRAKTVVVAASATQTARLLLNSGIPGEAIGRYLTNHSYIVANPLMNTEGFPDELGALGILIPQAAGQPYQLQFQGPERYFHYHELRKPRKNNWELTCFVSGKVQPRRENQVYIDPGRRDPLGVPDIGIRFSYSARDEEIILRMDAAMRQTAAVLGMSFPPRSICMMPPGTDNHESGTCRMGTDPYTSATDRYGQIHGVPGLYCADASVMPSIGAVNPTLTIVALAIRTADHIARQPQPL; encoded by the coding sequence GTGCTTGCCGGCAGCGGAGACACTCTTCGTTATCTTGCACACCGGTCCGGCCTTGAGCTTGGACGGCTCCTGTCACTCAATCCGCACATTTCACTGCCTGATACCGATATCGCCGGACGGATTGTTACTCTCCCTTCCGAAGGCCGGCCGGAACCGGCATACCGCGACATTGCGCCCTTCTGTCCGCCCCTTTCCGAACCGGAGTATCTGCCGAGCTGGATTCCCCTGACCCCGGTCGAACGGATGGCGGCGGAAGAATACGATGTGCTGATTATCGGCTCCGGCGCAGGCGGCGGCGCGGCGCTCTGGAGATTATGCGAGCAGTGGGGGGATAACGGCAGGAAGATCGGACTTATTGAGAGAGGCCCTCTCTTCCTGCCCACCCATGTCGCCAATATTCCGACCTTCGACTTCGAGACGTTCCGGGCTTACCGCCCCCCCGAAGCCACCTATATGGTGGGAGACGCCCTCCCCCAATTCCCCGGCTTGAAGCTGATCTACGCGCTGGGGGGACGGATGCTGCTGTGGGGGATGGTCTCTCCCCGCATGCCCGCATCCGAGTTTGCCGAGTGGCCCGTGACCGCCGCGGAGATGGACTTTTACTACAAGATCGCAGAGAAAGTCATGCACGTCACAACGGCCTATACGCAGGACTCCACGATCACGCAGATGCTCCTCCGGAAGCTGTGGGAGAACGGGTTCCCGAGTGCTATCGACCTGCCGCTTGCGGCGAATCTCGAGCCGACCCGTTTGGGTCGGGTCCGCTCCAATGTGTTCTTCAGCACCATCGAATTCCTGGCGAAGGCTCTCAGTCTCCGGCCCTTCGATCTCGCGGTCAACACGACCGCCGTGCAGGTGCTGACCGAGAACGGCCGAACCGCCGGTGTGCGGGCGATGACTCCGGACGGACGGTCCCATTTCATCCGCGCGAAGACGGTCGTTGTGGCGGCCAGCGCTACGCAAACCGCCCGGCTGCTGCTCAACTCGGGCATCCCCGGCGAAGCCATCGGGCGCTATCTGACCAACCATTCCTATATCGTAGCCAATCCCCTGATGAATACCGAGGGCTTTCCGGATGAATTAGGGGCGCTCGGCATCCTGATCCCCCAAGCCGCAGGTCAGCCATATCAGCTGCAGTTCCAGGGGCCCGAGCGGTATTTTCACTACCATGAACTGAGGAAGCCGAGAAAAAACAATTGGGAGCTCACCTGTTTCGTATCCGGCAAAGTGCAGCCGCGCCGCGAAAACCAAGTGTATATCGATCCCGGCAGAAGAGATCCCCTCGGCGTCCCCGATATCGGCATCCGCTTCTCTTACAGTGCCAGGGACGAAGAGATCATCCTCCGGATGGATGCGGCCATGCGGCAGACTGCGGCGGTTCTCGGGATGAGCTTCCCGCCCAGGTCGATCTGCATGATGCCACCGGGTACCGACAACCACGAATCCGGTACCTGCCGGATGGGAACCGATCCTTATACCTCGGCAACCGACCGGTACGGGCAGATTCACGGCGTGCCCGGTCTCTACTGTGCCGACGCCAGCGTCATGCCGTCCATCGGAGCGGTGAACCCGACACTGACCATTGTGGCGCTGGCCATCCGGACGGCGGATCATATCGCGCGGCAGCCGCAGCCTCTCTGA
- a CDS encoding GerAB/ArcD/ProY family transporter, with translation MKPKEQIGAYQMSFLLFTFMTGSSIVNIPGPLIAYASQGAWISLLLALAAGMAVLACVLVLHRKYPSQSFIEVSRAALGRWPTVLIAIPFIWFQFHMASGIVLDIGLFMKSTLLRQTPLAIFTLSIFVVVALTVRSGLETMSRMFVMPMILVIAFVFLVVLLLAGDYDVTSLQPIMPNGVKPVLLGAYFAYGFPYVELVLFSMLLPYVRSQEHHLLAKGMYAALLFNGFCLLCVTLCTMVVLGPMASELKYSMFVVSQTVDMMEVIQRIESVMGFSLIANSFMKASITVFVLKETFSKLFSFREGKLLVFPLTMACFLFSMLFISKGEARWVNAVTVLHPLVATVCYLLPLLIVTIAASIRKKLA, from the coding sequence GTGAAACCCAAGGAGCAGATCGGCGCTTACCAGATGTCTTTCCTGCTGTTTACCTTTATGACAGGCTCCTCGATCGTCAATATCCCCGGGCCGCTCATCGCCTATGCCAGCCAAGGCGCATGGATCTCCCTTCTGCTGGCCCTGGCAGCCGGTATGGCGGTGCTGGCGTGTGTCCTGGTACTGCACCGGAAGTATCCCAGCCAATCATTCATTGAAGTCAGCAGGGCGGCGCTGGGCAGATGGCCCACGGTCCTGATCGCCATCCCGTTCATATGGTTTCAGTTCCATATGGCCAGCGGCATCGTTCTGGACATCGGGTTGTTCATGAAGAGTACGCTGCTGAGACAGACGCCCCTCGCTATTTTTACCCTGTCCATTTTTGTCGTCGTGGCTCTAACCGTACGTTCGGGCCTCGAAACCATGTCCCGCATGTTTGTCATGCCGATGATCTTGGTTATCGCCTTCGTGTTTCTGGTGGTGCTGCTGCTCGCCGGTGACTATGATGTAACGAGCCTGCAGCCGATCATGCCGAACGGGGTCAAGCCGGTACTGCTCGGAGCGTACTTCGCTTACGGCTTTCCCTATGTCGAATTGGTTCTGTTCTCCATGCTGCTGCCTTATGTCCGTTCCCAGGAGCATCATCTGCTCGCGAAGGGAATGTATGCGGCCCTGCTGTTCAACGGATTCTGTTTGCTGTGCGTCACCTTGTGCACGATGGTTGTGCTTGGCCCGATGGCCAGCGAGCTCAAGTACTCCATGTTCGTGGTATCTCAAACCGTCGATATGATGGAAGTGATCCAACGGATCGAATCGGTCATGGGCTTCTCCCTCATTGCCAATTCGTTCATGAAAGCCAGCATCACGGTCTTCGTCTTGAAGGAAACGTTCAGCAAGCTGTTCTCATTCCGGGAGGGCAAGCTGCTCGTGTTCCCTTTGACCATGGCCTGCTTCCTGTTCTCCATGCTGTTCATCTCCAAGGGGGAAGCGCGCTGGGTGAATGCGGTAACCGTGCTTCATCCGCTGGTGGCGACGGTGTGTTATCTGCTGCCTCTGCTGATTGTGACGATCGCCGCTTCGATCCGAAAAAAGCTTGCCTAG
- a CDS encoding Ger(x)C family spore germination protein → MNWMRRISVSFSLLLLLTGCWDQAELPEKGFVMGLAIDENEKGKFLLTAQIFKPVQAVGGKGNQMSYLHIMGEDYSIAKAIRDIPSRLGRKMQWSHLRVVIISEALARDKGLSDLMEFFYRDHEPRIIAPVMITQGRASDVLRRKPLIENTLSQQLFEGQRASAAHNAKTLDMNLLLLGKMTRSEVGNSMIPYVFQSEIDGTPVLNIEGAALLKKGTMTGRLDGEKMEGVQMLLNKYGSGMVKIPCGKGEDPMMNESVEVLSLHSSMKPEFSRRPPVIRYAVKVQAAIVELTCSRKAETEDEAKAFADRAGMVIKRKLEGATGYLKKIKFDALGLGNVLYRKDPSLWKQWKPEWDDLFAETSFQFDVEVTLRSSGTNVGHSALHTK, encoded by the coding sequence ATGAACTGGATGAGAAGGATCTCCGTCAGCTTCTCGCTGCTGCTGCTGCTAACGGGGTGCTGGGATCAGGCCGAGCTCCCGGAGAAAGGCTTCGTCATGGGACTTGCCATCGATGAGAACGAGAAAGGCAAGTTCCTCCTGACCGCACAGATCTTCAAGCCTGTCCAGGCGGTCGGCGGCAAAGGCAATCAGATGTCCTACCTTCATATCATGGGGGAGGACTATTCGATTGCCAAAGCCATCCGGGACATCCCAAGCCGTCTCGGAAGAAAGATGCAGTGGAGTCATTTGAGAGTGGTGATTATCAGCGAGGCGCTGGCTAGAGATAAAGGTCTTTCCGACCTTATGGAGTTCTTTTACCGCGACCACGAGCCGCGCATCATCGCACCGGTGATGATTACCCAGGGAAGGGCGTCGGATGTGCTGCGCAGGAAACCGCTCATCGAGAACACGCTGAGCCAGCAGCTGTTTGAGGGTCAGCGGGCCTCGGCGGCGCATAATGCCAAGACGCTGGATATGAATTTGCTCCTTCTGGGAAAGATGACCCGCAGCGAAGTAGGTAACAGCATGATACCTTACGTATTCCAAAGCGAGATCGACGGTACCCCCGTGCTCAATATTGAGGGAGCCGCTCTGCTGAAGAAAGGGACAATGACAGGCCGGCTGGATGGGGAGAAGATGGAAGGGGTACAGATGCTGTTGAACAAATATGGGAGCGGCATGGTGAAAATCCCCTGCGGGAAAGGAGAGGACCCGATGATGAATGAATCGGTCGAAGTGCTGTCCCTCCACAGCAGTATGAAGCCGGAATTCAGCCGGCGGCCGCCCGTCATCCGGTATGCGGTGAAGGTCCAGGCCGCCATCGTCGAGCTCACGTGCTCCCGGAAGGCGGAAACGGAGGACGAAGCGAAAGCCTTCGCGGACCGTGCGGGAATGGTTATCAAGCGGAAGTTGGAAGGGGCAACCGGCTATCTGAAGAAAATCAAATTCGATGCATTGGGGCTCGGGAACGTTCTCTACCGGAAGGATCCTTCCTTATGGAAGCAGTGGAAGCCGGAGTGGGATGACCTCTTTGCGGAGACCTCTTTTCAGTTTGATGTGGAGGTTACCCTGCGGAGCAGCGGGACGAATGTAGGCCACTCGGCCCTGCATACCAAGTGA
- a CDS encoding spore germination protein translates to MNKGADSGCEAISTVLGSNLKRIETTFANCSDLSIVYMHYGPGLGYSAFSVYYNSLVQRKEYNYLKETLQDLMTTQVGQGTSVRPEELFRFFEQGGASTHTAVVLDSFEQAVSDVNDGYIVLFFDLWNKALSYKALGLEKRQVTEPTTEPVVQGPKESTIEELNKNIGMLRIRLKSPRFKMEKFSVESETKTEIAYGYLEGTVDPEVLAEFKKRIHRLTCGEILETSYIEELIEDSPYNPFPQVRYTERPDVAVAELLNGKIIVMVNGTGSILICPATFPELMQSSEDYYQRTLIASLIRLMRLVAFFIALMLPSIYIALSTFHTELIPTVLLLAVLNSREGIPFPAIIEALIMELFFELLREAGVRLPRPVGSAVSIVGALVIGEASINAGIASPILVIIVALTGIASFAMPQFNLAVALRILRFPMMLFAALLGGFGLMIALLLLWLHLSNMRPLGQPYLAPLAPFKPVQLKDFLIRAPLQSLLRSPRQMHLRKPKPQPKPQPKT, encoded by the coding sequence ATGAACAAGGGAGCAGACAGCGGCTGCGAAGCCATATCCACCGTACTGGGGAGCAACCTGAAGCGGATCGAAACCACGTTTGCGAACTGCAGCGACCTTTCCATCGTTTATATGCATTACGGCCCGGGCCTCGGCTATTCCGCTTTCTCGGTCTACTATAACTCGCTCGTCCAACGCAAAGAATACAACTACTTGAAGGAGACCCTGCAGGATCTCATGACTACGCAGGTCGGGCAGGGGACCTCCGTCCGGCCCGAGGAGCTGTTCCGTTTCTTCGAGCAGGGCGGGGCGTCCACCCACACGGCGGTTGTACTGGACAGCTTCGAGCAGGCCGTAAGCGATGTGAACGACGGGTATATCGTTCTATTCTTCGATCTGTGGAACAAGGCGCTGAGCTACAAGGCCCTGGGTCTGGAGAAAAGACAAGTCACGGAGCCGACCACCGAACCGGTCGTTCAAGGGCCGAAGGAAAGCACGATTGAGGAATTGAATAAAAATATCGGGATGCTCCGCATACGGTTGAAATCGCCCCGATTTAAAATGGAAAAGTTCTCTGTGGAGAGCGAAACGAAGACGGAGATCGCTTACGGGTATCTCGAAGGAACGGTCGATCCCGAGGTGCTCGCCGAATTCAAGAAACGTATTCACCGTCTGACCTGCGGCGAGATTCTGGAAACCTCGTACATCGAAGAGCTGATTGAGGATTCACCCTACAATCCGTTCCCTCAGGTTCGTTATACGGAACGGCCGGATGTGGCTGTCGCCGAGCTGCTTAACGGGAAGATCATTGTCATGGTGAACGGGACAGGCTCCATTCTGATCTGTCCGGCCACCTTCCCCGAGCTCATGCAGTCCAGCGAGGACTATTACCAGCGTACCTTGATCGCCAGTCTGATCCGGTTGATGCGCCTGGTAGCCTTTTTCATTGCCCTGATGCTCCCCAGTATCTATATCGCCCTCAGCACCTTCCATACGGAGCTGATCCCTACCGTGCTCCTGCTGGCTGTGCTGAATTCCCGGGAAGGCATTCCTTTTCCGGCGATTATCGAAGCCTTGATCATGGAGCTGTTCTTCGAGCTGCTCCGGGAGGCGGGGGTGCGCCTCCCCCGGCCGGTAGGCTCGGCCGTGAGTATCGTCGGAGCACTCGTCATCGGGGAAGCGTCCATCAACGCCGGCATCGCTTCGCCTATTCTGGTGATCATCGTGGCCCTGACGGGGATTGCGTCCTTCGCGATGCCCCAGTTCAATCTTGCCGTTGCCCTGCGGATCCTCCGGTTTCCGATGATGCTCTTCGCAGCGCTGCTCGGCGGGTTCGGCCTGATGATCGCGCTGCTGCTGCTTTGGCTGCATCTGTCGAACATGCGGCCGCTCGGCCAGCCCTATCTGGCTCCGCTGGCGCCATTCAAGCCGGTGCAGCTGAAGGATTTCCTGATCCGGGCGCCGCTCCAGTCGCTGCTGCGCTCACCGCGTCAGATGCATCTGAGGAAACCAAAACCGCAACCGAAACCGCAACCGAAGACGTAA
- a CDS encoding GMC oxidoreductase: MEQRSKGGVYLRIWVAGKQETLRTIARLNGVSVEEAAALNPHIGHYDEELAGSTVYLPSGTGIGTEAESGADERLKSPGRLPVCQVQPPAVLDHWIPLKTLEEMAQEEYDVLIIGTGAGGGSVLWRLCEQWKTQRKRIGIIERGDSVIPTHARNLSTMNQDRLTAYFNGLSQPLPGSEPSFRGARQLFALGGRTLFWYAFAPRMPSWDLAQWPVPVEEMESYYGIAEQVMNVTESFAEGASFTEILLQRLWMRGYSKASPLPVAADIVPQVYGELHTDMFTSSISLLARALNQRPYDLAVNARALQILHAGGRVTGVKAAAPDKTEYTLKAKTVVVCASTFETPRLLLYSGIQNRALGHYLTTHSFVQATGTISTLDFPIPWGPLNIMIPQSRENPYSVLLTGPEAFYWYPVAFERPVQTETAVNFYGYGKIEPRYENGITLDPYKKDEYGVPEIKVHFSFSDKDWSVVHRMTEGIKRIAADAGIRLASRDGRPPICLTPFGDLHHDSGTCRIGDDPRTSAAGPYGNIHGVAGLYAADNSVLPSIGAENNTLATIAQAIRTADHIARQQGTGAVVRNRTPE; the protein is encoded by the coding sequence GTGGAGCAAAGGAGCAAAGGAGGGGTATACCTGAGAATCTGGGTAGCAGGCAAGCAGGAGACGCTGAGGACGATTGCCCGGTTGAACGGCGTGAGCGTTGAGGAGGCGGCGGCACTCAATCCCCACATCGGTCATTACGACGAGGAGCTGGCCGGGAGCACCGTCTATCTGCCGTCTGGGACAGGGATTGGGACGGAAGCGGAAAGCGGGGCGGATGAGCGCCTCAAAAGCCCAGGGAGACTGCCGGTTTGTCAGGTGCAGCCCCCGGCCGTCCTGGACCATTGGATTCCGCTCAAGACGCTGGAGGAGATGGCGCAGGAGGAGTATGACGTGCTGATCATCGGAACCGGCGCCGGCGGCGGTTCCGTCCTGTGGAGGCTGTGCGAGCAGTGGAAGACGCAGCGCAAACGGATCGGGATTATCGAGCGGGGGGATTCCGTGATTCCGACCCACGCACGCAATTTGTCCACGATGAATCAAGACCGCCTTACGGCTTACTTCAACGGCTTATCCCAGCCGCTGCCAGGCAGCGAGCCTTCGTTCAGGGGAGCCCGGCAGCTGTTCGCCCTCGGCGGCCGGACGTTATTCTGGTATGCCTTCGCCCCGCGGATGCCGTCTTGGGATTTGGCGCAGTGGCCCGTGCCGGTGGAGGAAATGGAAAGCTATTACGGGATTGCCGAGCAAGTAATGAACGTTACCGAATCCTTCGCGGAGGGGGCGTCGTTCACGGAGATCCTGCTGCAGCGGCTGTGGATGCGCGGCTACTCCAAGGCTTCACCGCTGCCGGTTGCCGCCGACATCGTTCCTCAGGTGTATGGGGAGCTGCATACCGACATGTTCACGAGCTCGATCTCCCTGCTGGCCCGGGCGCTCAATCAGAGGCCCTATGATCTTGCCGTGAATGCGCGTGCGCTCCAGATTCTTCACGCCGGCGGACGCGTGACCGGCGTGAAGGCAGCCGCACCGGATAAGACGGAATATACCTTGAAAGCGAAGACCGTCGTCGTCTGTGCCAGTACGTTCGAGACGCCGCGGCTGCTGCTGTACTCCGGCATTCAGAACAGGGCCCTCGGACATTACTTGACCACGCATTCGTTCGTTCAAGCGACGGGAACCATCAGCACGCTGGACTTCCCCATCCCCTGGGGACCCTTGAACATCATGATTCCGCAGTCCCGGGAGAACCCTTATTCTGTACTGTTAACCGGGCCGGAAGCGTTCTACTGGTATCCCGTTGCCTTCGAGAGGCCGGTGCAGACCGAAACGGCCGTCAATTTCTATGGATACGGGAAGATTGAGCCCCGGTACGAGAACGGGATCACCCTGGATCCTTACAAGAAAGACGAGTATGGGGTGCCGGAGATCAAGGTTCACTTCTCGTTCAGTGACAAAGACTGGTCCGTTGTTCACCGGATGACCGAAGGAATCAAACGCATCGCTGCCGATGCCGGCATCCGGCTCGCTTCCCGGGACGGCCGCCCGCCGATCTGTCTCACCCCCTTCGGCGACCTGCATCACGACTCGGGCACCTGCCGGATCGGGGACGATCCCCGCACCTCCGCTGCCGGTCCTTACGGCAACATTCACGGCGTAGCCGGACTTTATGCCGCGGATAACAGCGTGCTGCCGTCGATCGGCGCCGAGAACAACACGCTGGCAACCATCGCCCAGGCGATCCGCACGGCGGATCACATCGCGCGGCAGCAGGGAACCGGAGCCGTTGTCCGAAACCGGACTCCTGAATAA
- a CDS encoding GNAT family N-acetyltransferase yields MTASAKIELTHWTPRYAEALDAFELPAEQLQFTALPKDALSQAADQHPIVILSEGTPVGFFVLHSSERVHEYSANPRAMLLAALSIDRRQQGKGYAKLGMLALPGWIRTHFPNCNEVVLAVNHKNRPARQLYWNACFADTGRRRMGPNGEQWIMSRKW; encoded by the coding sequence ATGACCGCCTCCGCGAAGATCGAACTTACGCATTGGACGCCCCGCTATGCCGAAGCGCTGGACGCTTTCGAGCTTCCGGCCGAACAGCTGCAGTTCACGGCACTACCCAAAGACGCTTTGTCCCAGGCCGCTGATCAGCACCCCATCGTCATTCTTAGTGAGGGAACGCCTGTAGGATTTTTTGTTCTGCACTCGTCGGAACGGGTGCATGAGTATTCTGCGAATCCCCGGGCGATGCTGCTGGCCGCTCTGTCAATTGACCGCAGACAGCAGGGGAAGGGATATGCGAAGCTGGGGATGCTGGCGCTGCCGGGCTGGATCCGGACGCACTTTCCGAACTGCAATGAAGTGGTCCTGGCCGTGAATCACAAGAACAGACCCGCCCGGCAGCTGTATTGGAACGCCTGCTTTGCCGATACCGGCAGGAGAAGAATGGGACCGAACGGAGAGCAGTGGATCATGAGCCGGAAGTGGTGA
- a CDS encoding Crp/Fnr family transcriptional regulator: MSRIALFDGLEQDELGGIAGLTPAAVQPKGTVVTAPHKASPSVYFIKAGAVRLYRIDEEGREVTVDVLGTGHLFGEGSLFGSGPGGLFAVTLEESVICVISREALQEILEARPQLAIRFIGIVTDRLREAEELLSRLAYGSVRKRLLYLLAKLAGKFGTPAALRGEPDWVRLQVDLTHQELASMTGSTRETVTAALGRLTADGILYRDGTRGPLHVHPGRARRAMEGECGVLLPG, from the coding sequence TTGTCCCGAATCGCCTTGTTCGATGGGCTGGAGCAGGACGAGCTGGGCGGGATCGCAGGCCTCACCCCGGCTGCGGTACAGCCGAAGGGGACGGTGGTAACGGCCCCGCACAAGGCCTCCCCATCCGTCTACTTCATCAAGGCCGGGGCGGTCCGGCTGTACCGGATAGACGAAGAGGGCCGGGAGGTCACCGTCGATGTGCTCGGCACCGGGCACCTGTTCGGAGAGGGAAGCCTGTTCGGCAGCGGCCCGGGCGGGCTGTTCGCGGTGACCCTGGAGGAGAGCGTGATCTGCGTTATCAGCCGGGAGGCTCTGCAGGAGATTCTCGAGGCACGGCCGCAGCTTGCGATCCGCTTCATAGGGATCGTGACGGACCGGCTGCGCGAGGCGGAGGAGCTGCTCAGCCGGCTGGCCTACGGCAGCGTAAGGAAGCGGCTGCTCTATCTGCTCGCGAAGCTGGCCGGCAAGTTCGGGACGCCCGCCGCCCTGCGGGGGGAGCCCGATTGGGTGCGGCTGCAGGTGGACTTGACCCACCAGGAGCTCGCCAGCATGACCGGCAGCACGCGGGAGACGGTCACCGCTGCGCTGGGCAGGCTGACGGCGGACGGCATCCTTTATCGTGACGGGACACGCGGTCCCCTGCATGTCCACCCGGGGCGTGCAAGAAGGGCAATGGAGGGAGAATGCGGCGTGCTGCTGCCGGGTTGA
- a CDS encoding DoxX family protein: MNLFSTTAVLLLAAMFTFSAAAKFLRTASMTRHWQEYRYPMPLMQGIAVLEAAVVVSMIASLWLPWIRLLGAGLCAVLMLGAVHAHLIRARHKPFMASNALLMLGLALYLLWTTAAA; encoded by the coding sequence ATGAATTTGTTCTCGACCACCGCGGTCCTGCTGCTGGCCGCCATGTTTACGTTCTCCGCCGCCGCCAAGTTCCTGCGCACGGCATCCATGACGAGGCATTGGCAAGAGTACCGCTATCCCATGCCGCTCATGCAGGGGATAGCGGTACTGGAGGCCGCCGTTGTGGTCTCCATGATCGCTTCGCTGTGGCTGCCGTGGATCCGGCTCCTCGGTGCCGGCCTGTGCGCTGTGCTCATGCTTGGGGCTGTTCACGCCCACCTCATCCGAGCTCGCCACAAGCCCTTCATGGCTTCGAACGCGCTGCTGATGCTCGGCCTGGCGTTATATCTGCTGTGGACTACGGCCGCCGCTTGA
- a CDS encoding macro domain-containing protein produces MAVKIIEGDLLLASEDILGHQVNCRGVMGSGVAKGIRARFPEAYTAYQSKCAGERSGTLLGQCQIVRSKGGKYIANLFGQDGFGAGGRYTQEDKLKQALMELREFARSNGLSAALPYRIGSDRGGADWQVVYGIIEEVFKEDEVTLYKLRA; encoded by the coding sequence ATGGCAGTCAAAATCATCGAGGGGGATCTCCTTCTAGCCAGCGAAGACATCCTGGGGCATCAGGTCAACTGCCGAGGGGTGATGGGTTCCGGCGTGGCCAAAGGAATCCGCGCCCGCTTTCCGGAGGCCTACACTGCGTATCAATCCAAGTGCGCCGGCGAGAGGAGCGGGACGCTGCTCGGGCAGTGCCAGATCGTTCGGAGCAAGGGAGGCAAATACATCGCGAATCTCTTCGGGCAGGATGGCTTTGGAGCCGGCGGCAGGTACACGCAGGAAGACAAACTGAAGCAGGCGCTGATGGAGCTGCGGGAGTTTGCCCGCTCGAACGGCTTGTCCGCGGCGCTCCCCTACCGGATCGGCTCCGACCGGGGCGGAGCCGATTGGCAGGTCGTGTACGGAATCATAGAGGAAGTGTTCAAGGAAGACGAGGTTACGCTGTATAAGCTGCGAGCATAG